The Linepithema humile isolate Giens D197 chromosome 7, Lhum_UNIL_v1.0, whole genome shotgun sequence genome has a window encoding:
- the LOC137000953 gene encoding putative leucine-rich repeat-containing protein DDB_G0290503 — protein MAENENDVMFPTGLPAPESSKKRYGVKAIVNTDDIVDFDIQNILFDKKYQVKWDDGHFYYGILGKMQQKVILEESKEAVDEKIQSRRVEFLPFSLCISATEVDTESDLDRGDDGEDMKNKVTAKIRKLNVQLVKKDNTNNFTSSIENGNNNMKTAKLKNQKLNTFVNVLEKKGMPSKEDIKNQKQNEINEIISPATITKSVSKLCSKQNLTDYSIAHDNTKALHSSITKGQSCTNKNTARSKSSHKTLHENNNFIATGFKQKTKKTLSTKNNHAHLQPKTNQDDILKKKMEKLQKTNEDLETKYLKLKNQMKDKERIINDLMNFNMELQSKVIDEYPKLYQINEEIQIKVLSNFNELMRKYIQIEGCYK, from the exons ATGGCAGAGAACGAGAA tgatgtgatgtttcctaccgggctcccggCTCCCGAGTCAAGTAAAAAGCGTT ATGGTGTAAAAGCTATTGTTAATACGGACGATATAGTGGATTTTGACATTCAAAACAtactatttgataaaaaatatcaagtgaAGTGGGACGACGGACACTTTTATTATGGCATATTAggaaaaatgcaacaaaaagtaattttagaag AAAGTAAAGAAGCAGTggatgaaaaaatacaatccaGAAGAGTAGAGTTTTTGCCTTTTAGTTTATGTATTTCAGCAACCGAAGTTGATACTGAATCTGACCTTGACCGTGGAGATGAC ggaGAGGATATGAAGAATAAAGTTACTGCAAAAATTAGGAAGCTAAATgtacaattagtaaaaaaagataataccaataattttacatcaagTATTGAAAATGGAAACAATAATATGAAAACAGCCAAGTTAAAGAACCAAAAATTGAACACTTTTGTGAAtgttttggaaaaaaaaggaatgcCATCTAAAGAAGATATTAAGAATCAAAAACAGAATGAGATAAAT gaaATAATATCACCAGCTACGATTACCAAGAGTGTTTCTAAATTGTGTTCTAAACAAAACTTAACAGATTACTCAATTGCTCATGATAATACAAAAGCATTACATTCATCTATAACTAAGGGTCAAAgctgtacaaataaaaatacagctAGAAGTAAATCTTCGCATAAAACTctacatgaaaataataattttattgctactggatttaaacagaaaactaaaaaaacattgtcGACAAAG AACAATCATGCTCACTTACAACCTAAAACTAATCAAGACGATATCTTGAAGAAAaag ATGGAGAAACTGCAGAAAACAAACGAAGatttagaaacaaaatatttgaaattaaagaatcaaatgaaagataaagaaaggatcattaatgatttaatgaattttaatatggAGCTTCAAAGTAAAGTGATAGATGAATATCCCAAACTTTATCAGATTAATGAGGAAATTCAGATCAAGGTCTTAAGTAATTTCAATGAACTCATGCGTAAGTACATCCAAATAGAAGGATGTTACAAGTAA